GAAATACTCGTCTAACATTATCCCCGTCTTTAAGGGAATCTCTTCTCCAGTTAACCGTTGGGCCCCCACAGAATAGTCCTGAATGATTAAATCCGGGTCTAAAATTAAATATTCAATATGATGGGGGACAATCAGTTGGCACATGAATTACTTGATCGCCAGAATTGCCTGGGCTAAATCTTGGAAGAGTTGATTAACGTTGTCTCCACTTTTGGCTGAAGTGCCATAGGTTTTAATCACTGGATAATCTGAATCCGAATATTGATGGTGCTTTAAGAGTGCCTCTAGCTTTTGAGCGTCTACTAAGTCAGCTTTGTTGAGGGCGATCGCCATTCGACCCTTGGGGTTGACCTTACTGAACAACTCCAGATGATTGATGATGTTGCCCAAGGTTTCTTCCCGACTGACATCCGCCACAATGATGGCTCCTTTGGCTCCTTGCAGGTAACTGGGGGCGATCGCCTTAAATTTGGTCTGCCCTTCAATATCCCAGATCAACAATTGTAACTCTGAGCCTTCAGGAAGTGCCACATCTTTACGGGAGATTTTTACCCCCACCGTAGATAAATACTTGTCATCAAATTGACCATCGACAAACCGGCGGATCAGGCTAGTTTTACCTACGCTAAAGTCCCCAACCATACAAATTTTCTTAGAAACTTTACCCATGTTAATTTCCTACTTTAATCGGACGAAACAACTCAAACCGGACACAGCGACTTAAAGCCAGGGCATCCGTAGAGTTGATTCCTGGCGGGGGTTCAGTGCTTCCTCGGATTTTGAGGCGCTGGGATGGAATGCCTTGTTGTTGTAAGGTAACTTTTACCGCTTCTGCCCGTTGCCAAGAGAGTTTTTGATTTTCACCCCAGCCTCCTACTTTATCACTATGTCCGGTAATC
This genomic interval from Roseofilum capinflatum BLCC-M114 contains the following:
- a CDS encoding Rab family GTPase — translated: MGKVSKKICMVGDFSVGKTSLIRRFVDGQFDDKYLSTVGVKISRKDVALPEGSELQLLIWDIEGQTKFKAIAPSYLQGAKGAIIVADVSREETLGNIINHLELFSKVNPKGRMAIALNKADLVDAQKLEALLKHHQYSDSDYPVIKTYGTSAKSGDNVNQLFQDLAQAILAIK